A region from the Arachis ipaensis cultivar K30076 chromosome B01, Araip1.1, whole genome shotgun sequence genome encodes:
- the LOC110271547 gene encoding uncharacterized protein LOC110271547 — MIGRADIEGSKSNVAMNAWLPQASYPCGNFSDTSSFKFRRSKGSLGHAFTVRIRTGNQNQTSFYPYVPHEISVLLELILGHLRYLLTDGPPQPNSPPDKVFRPDRPAEASLGSKKRGNAPPPIHGISKITLKVVVFHFRHFRLPLILHLSSHFTKSD, encoded by the coding sequence ATGATAGGAAGAGCCGACATCGAAGGATCAAAAAGCAACGTCGCTATGAACGCTTGGCTGCCACAAGCCAGTTATCCCTGTGGTAACTTTTCTGACACCTCTAGCTTCAAATTCCGAAGGTCTAAAGGATCGTTAGGCCACGCTTTCACGGTTCGTATTCGTACTGGAAATCAGAATCAAACGAGCTTTTACCCTTATGTTCCACACGAGATTTCTGTTCTCCTTGAGCTCATCTTAGGACACCTGCGTTATCTTTTAACAGATGGGCCGCCCCAGCCAAACTCCCCACCTGACAAAGTCTTCCGCCCGGATCGACCGGCCGAAGCCAGCCTTGGGTCCAAAAAGAGGGGCAATGCCCCACCTCCGATTCACGGAATAAGTAAAATAACCTTAAAAGTAGTGGTATTTCACTTTCGCCATTTCCGGCTCCCACTTATCCTACACCTCTCAAGTCATTTCACAAAGTCGGACTAG